ACATACATAAACTAATACTCATTAATAATTTAACTGTTTTTTTCATAATCTTAACTCCTTTTCTCTTGTATATTATCTTTGACAATATAATTGTATCATTATTATGAATAATTTCAATTGTTATAATAACTTAATTTTCTATATATTTCGCACTATTTTCAGTAAATATATTAGATATAAACTTACTGGTTTAATAATACTCTTGTGATATTCCCGAATATTTCATCTATTGAATAAATTCAGACTTATTCAATTCAATATAAACATTAATTCATAGAATAAGAAAAGCCTTGCCTCATTCAGTAAAGTGGATTTGTAATTCCTACAAGAGAACAAAACGAGACGTCCCCTTCATGGGAACGTCCCGTTATTTTCATCTTATTCATAATATACTTATTAAAAAGCAAATTCTACATCAGATAAGCGATTATATATTTCATCTATAACTTTCTTCTCTTCTTCCTCTGTATCTGCCAAAAACGTAACTGAGAATCTTACAAACGCCCCAGCATCATCCCATGGAACAGTGGATATCAATTTCTTTCTTATGAGAAACTGTGAAAAATCTTCTGCTGTAGTAAAAGTCTCTCCACCTTTAACTCCTTTTGGAATTTTAACATATAAGTAAAAAGAACCTTTTGGTTTTCTAGCAGTAAATCCTAATTTATTTAAAACATCAACTAACATATCATGTCTTCTGGAATATTTCGCAGCAGTCTTTTCTGTAATTTCTGGATGTTCTAATGCATATATACCTGCTTTTTGAATCCCTTTGAATTGTCCTGAATCATTATTATCTTTTACTGCGGCAAATGCACTAACTACTTTTTCATTACCTGCTACAAAAGCCATTCTCCAACCGGTCATGTTATAAGCTTTTGATAATGAATGAATCTCTACTCCTACATCTTTAGCTCCATCAAGACTCAAGAAACTGAACGGTCTGTTACCATCAAAAGTCAATGCTGCATACGCCGCATCTTGTACAACAACTAGATCATTTTCTTTAGCGAATCCAATGACCTTCTCAAAAAATTCTCTTGGTGCTACTGCTCCTGTAGGATTATTGGGATAATTCAGATACAATAATTTAGCTTTCTTCAAAACATCTTCAGGTATTGAATCCAAATCAGGCAAGAAATCATTTTCTTCCAGTAGACTTAGATTATATACCTCTCCACCTAACCATTTAGTCATAGTACCCATTATTGGGTATCCAGGTACAGTCATCAATGTAATATCACCAGGGTTAATGAAAGCCTGAGCCATCATGGCAAGAGCAGGTTTTGAACCTATAGCATGATTGATTTCTGTTGCACCGTCAATTCCTTTTACATCATAGACTTCTTCCAAATATCTCGCAGCTGCTTCTTTGAACTCAGGTACACCATTATCAGCATAATTTCTGTTTTCCCATTTAGCCGCTTCTTCTGCTAGAGTCCTTACAACACCTTCATCAGCCATAGCATCTGGTTCACCAACACCCATATCGATAATTTCCATATCTGGATGCTCACTTATTGCAGCCGCCTTGGCTCTTTTTATTTTTTCGAATTTATAGATTACTGTGCTCTTACCGAATTTATTACCTCCGATTCTGTCAGCAATCAATTCTTGAATATACGTCTCCATTATATTTACCTCCTATTCTATGTCGTAGATTTACAGTAGCCATTCACCTTCAAAAACTGTAGTTGCTGGACCTGACATGAATATGTGATTACTCTCTTCATCCCATTCAATGGACAAATCTCCACCAATCAACTTTATGACCGCTTTTCTATCCACAAGGTCATTGAGTACTGATGCAACCAATGTAGCACATGCACCTGTACCACAGGCTAGCGTTTCGCCAGTACCTCTTTCCCATACTCTCATCTTTATCGTTTTTCTATCTATTACTTGAGCAAATTCCACATTGACTTTCTTGGGGAACTTATCATCTATCTCTACTATCTTACCTATTTCTTCTATTGGATAATTATCAGTATCATCAACATAAGTTATAGCATGTGGATTACCCATTGATACACAAGTAAATTCATAAGTTTTTCCTTGAACATCTATTCTTTCACCTATTACAGGGTATTTATCACTAACCACTGGAATATCACATGCTTTTAAAATTGGTTCTCCCATGTCCACTTTTGCATATGTAACTTTTCCATTTTCTACTGTCAAATCCAATGTCTTGATACCAGCTAATGTTTCTATGGTTATTTTTTCTTTTTGGGTCATTTCATTATCGTATACATATTTTCCTACACATCTTATTGCATTACCGCACATTTCTGCTTCTGACCCGTCAGCATTGAACATCCTCATCCTGAAATCAGCTTTTTCAGTTGGCAGAATCAATACTATACCGTCTCCACCTACTCCAAAATGTCTATCACTCATTTTTGTGGCTAATCCTGATGGGTCGTCGATAGAGTTTTCGAATCCATTAATATAAACATAGTCATTTCCGCAACCGTGCATCTTAGTAAACTTCATGTCTAACACCTCACTATAAATTTATTTATAATACTTAAGATAATTGCATAATTCCTGATTTGATTATATACACACAATATGTATATTATTATTGTAGATAGAATCCAACATATTGTGTAGAATCAGCCCAAAGTAATTATGAAATTGTCTTACTTAATATATTTCTCTTCTTATCAAAATATTATCCACCGAAATAGTGGTTCTAATTACAAATACTATTTTATTATACATAACTAATTATATAAAATCAAGAAAAACAATTAAAATTTACAGACATTTACTATTATTCTAGATTGATTAGAGCAATTAAGCTCATAAGAAGATTTCAAGGAAAATAGAAAGCTATACTATCTTATTCATTTTAGAATAATTCTGAACTAATACAAAAATAATCAAGAATCTAATATATCATTTTAAAAAGCTGATTAGAGAATCCCTAATCAGCTTTTTACCAGTCTATACTACTACTTTTTTTATATAATAATTTATCTAAATAAGTTAATAACAATATCTACTAATCATTTCTGTTAATCAACCTTTAACAGCCCCTCCTGACAATCCTTTAACAAAGAATTTCTGACAGAATATGAATATCAAGATAACAGGTAGAAGAGATATGACTGACATTGCAAAAACATATCCCCATTGAGTGAAATTATGTTGTCCGAAAAATCCAGAAATAGCTATAGGCAAAGTTCTCACGTCTTTATCATTCAGAACTGTCAATGCCCATGGATATTCTTCCCATACAGTCAGGAAATTGAATATGCTGACAGTTGCGATAGCTGGACTTGCAAGGGGTAACATAATATGCCTATATATTGTTAATATATTACCTCCATCAATAAAAACAGCTTCATCAAATTCTTTTGGTACATCGTCAATAAATCCTTTTATCATAAACGTTGAAAATGGCACAACCCAAGATACGTATATGGGAACTAAACCACTTAGTTTATTAGTCATATTAAAAAAAACCGCTAACTCGAATTGAGGAATAATCAGTGTCATCCCCGGTACAATCATGGTACTTAATATCATTACATAGATGAATTTTCTACCTGGAAAATTCAACCTTGAAATACAATAAGCTAAACTGGATGAAACCAGGGCCACTATAGCAATAGTGGACACTGAAACAATAACACTGTTAATAAAATTCTTATAGAAATCAACTTCTTTTATTACATAAATATAATTCTCGATTGTTGCTTTACTGGGAAACAACCTAGGAGGGTATTCATATAATGCACCATTAGGTTTTAGAGAAGTACTTATCATGTATATTGTTGGTAATGTCATAATAATGACCCCTATAATTAATATAATATATATTAGATGCTTGAAAAATTTATTTCTAACATTCATGGTCTATTACCCCCTAAGTCAATCATTCTTAAATACCCTGAACTGGATAATTGTTATTATTGATATCAACAAAGCCGTTATGAATGATAGAGCTGCAGAGTATCCAAAGTCTCTAGCTTCAAAAGCTTTATAATACATCCAAGTCAATATTACCTCCGTCTTATGAGCTGGTTTACCACCGGTCATTAATTGAATTGAGGTGAATACATTAAATGCACCTATACTTAACATTACCACTGCAAACAATATAGTATTCTTAATATGAGGAATGGTGATATAGAAGAATTTCTTGAAATTACCACACCCATCTATATCTCCAGCCTCATACAATTGCTTTGGCACACACTGCAGAGCAGCTAAAAATACTACAACATTCCATCCTATCCCTTTCCATATACCAAGTAATTGGGCAACTAACAATCCTGTGTTAGGTCTATCCAGCCAACCTATATTATTATTAGTCAAATGCAAAATCTCAGTTATAAGGTAATTCAATAAACCTTCATTGTTAAATATGTACTTAAATACTAATGAAACTATAACCCATGATGTTATGACAGGTAGATAGTAGAATACCCTAAAAGTTACTTTGAACTTGGTTATACAATTAATTAATGCCGCAAAGGCAAGACCTATGATGATCTGACAAGGAACAGTAATGACTGCATACATTAGAGTATTACCTACAGCAGTATGAAATACCGTATCTTCAATCACTCTCACATAGTTACCAAATCCAATAAACTGCGACGTCTGATTAAGTCCTATCTTCCAGTCAAAAAAACTCATGACAAATAATTTGATAATGGGATAAATGGTAAATAATCCAAAAATAATCAATCCAGGAAACAATAATAAACAGGTTTGAACTCTTTTACGCATTTCTTCACCTCAATTGTATGTATAATATAGAAACATTGCTACTTATTTGCTGTCTCCAACAATTCGTCTATCTTGACAGCTAATTCATTCATAATCTCTTCAACAGGTTTATCATCCAACATTGCCATTGTAATACTACTTGTAATTTCATTATCTATTTCAGGCCATGTGGATACTGGAGGTCTTGGTTTTGCAGTTTTTATTGCTTCAAGAAATGGTGCGAAGTTCTCTATACTTTTAACTTCTTCTGAATCAATAGCTTCTTTATTGACTGGAATCTGACCTACTTTTGCCATCTCTATCTGAGCAAATTTATCTGTCATGAATTTCATGAATTCCCAACTTGCCTCTTTCTTGGAATCAGAAAACATAACTATATCCTCTCCACCCAACACCTGAACAGAACCGCCTTCTCCAGCTGGCATCTGAGCAGTCATAGGTTCAAAGTCAGGGTAAGAACCTTCTAATTCTGCGAATTTCCAAGGTCCTTCAATAATCATACCGTATCTTCCTTGACCGTAACCATCTGTTAGAGGGATGTCCCCACTATTGAATCCTATCATTCCACTGTCTTTGTATAGATCTACAAGTTTTTGGATGATATCAATTGTTTTCTTGCTATTTATGTATCCTGTTGCTGTTTTGTACTCTTTATCAGTAATATCCCCACCATTACTCCAGATGAAAGGACAGATATTCCAACCAGACAATGCTGGTTCACCATATCCCCATATCTGTTTACCATCTTTTTTACTCATCTTTCTGGCTGCTTCAAAAAAATCATCCATTGTAGTTGGAACTTTTATATTTTCTTTATCTAACATGGATTTGTTATAAAATAGAATTTTTGTATTCGTATTTAATCCTAATCCATAATGATTATTGTTTATCTTAGCAGTATTCATAGGTCCATCTATTATATTGCTTGAAATCTCTTTGAAGTCTTTCATTTCTGAATCTAATTTTTTCAATATATTCAATTTCTGAAATTCTGGAACCCAAGCGATATCAACTCTAGCCACATCTGGTAATTGATTAGAACTGGTACTTACTAATATCTTCTTATGCAATTCTGCCCATTCATGAGAGACTGTTTCTACATTTATATTAGGGTGTTTTTTATGGAACTCAGGTATAATGACTTCATTTAATACTTTATTTTCGGCTGATTGTGAATTATAATGATGCCAAAAAGTTATAGTCACACTTTCATCCGAGCCATTACTACTCGTTGCTTTATCACTTTTACACCCTGTAGCTATAGAAATAATTAATATAAACATCAAAAAAATACTTATTGTTTTTTTCATTTTCATTGTAATCCTCCTAATTATTTAGTTAACAATTAAAATTCTCACTCCATATGATTCAATATTAATTTTTACGCTACTTTCATAAGGATATATATCACAATTATAATATTTCTCATTCTGTAATGTAGAAATTTGAAATTCATCATCTGTGATTATATCTACAATAACCCTGTTTTCATCATACTTTTCTAATAAAGGTATTGTAATTTCATTAATCTTATCTTCATTATTAAGTATTACATATACTCTTTCCCTAGTTATCTCTCTTACAAAAGCATAAACTAAATTTTCATTACTACAATAAATGGATTTGAATTTACCTTCTACTAAAGCTCTATATTTTTTTCTTATATGTATGAGTCTTTTATAATATTCTAATAGGTTCTGTTGTCTTTCAGTAAAACTCCAATTCATAGCCCCTCTACAACCTGGATCATTTGAACCTTCCATACCGATTTCGTCACCATAATATATACATGGAACGCCGATAAATAATAATTGAAAAGCGGCTGCTAATTTTAACTTATCCATATCTTTGTTACATGAGGTTAGGAATCTTGTTGTATCATGACTCCCTATTAGATTAAATAAGGAGTGATGTACTCTATTGGAATAAGCTCCTAGGAATTGATTGATTCTAGAATCAAATTCAAATGTATCTATAGTGTTTTTTGCGAAATATTCTGTGACTGCATAGAAGAACAAATAATTCATGACAGAATCCATCTGATCTCCTCTTAACATACTTTTGTTTTCAATCCAAGTCTCTCCCAATATAAAGCACTCTGGATTGACAGACCTTACTTCCCTTCTGAATTCACTCCAGAAAGTGGTGTCTATTTCATCTGCAACATCCAAACGCCAACCATCAATATTAGCTTCCTCAATCCAATACCTGCCTATTTTCTTTACATAATCTCTAACTTCTTCATTATTGAAATTAAGCTTAGGCATCCATTTATAATAACCTACACACTCATAATTGATTTCATCGGTATCTACTGGAAGCTGGTCAATATAGAACCAATCTTTGTATTTAGATTTTTCTCCATTTTTTATGACATCCTGAAATTGCCTAGTATAGTATCCACAGTGATTGAACACTCCATCTAATATCAATTTGATATTATTTTCATGAAGTACTAGTACAAGTTTCCTTAGGTCATCTATATCTCCAAAATGCTTATCTATCTTAAAATAATCCATTGTATCGTATTTGTGATTAGAAGGTGCCTCGAATATTGGATTAAGATATATAGCATTAACTCCCAATGTTTTCAGATAATCTATTTTTTTATGTATTCCTTCTAAATCACCTCCCATGAAATTTTCTCTGGTAGGTGAACTCCCCCATTCTACAACATCATCGGGATTATTCTCCTTATTTCCATCATAATATCTTTCCGGAAATATCTGGTAGAAAATAGATTCTTCAACCCAATGTGGTATTTGCAGAAAATCTTTTTCATTACTGATAAGATATTGGAAATTTCCTTCCTCCTGTACAGTTAATGAAATACCATAATAATTAAAATACACTACATTAATTCCATCATTAATCTCAAAAAAATATTTTATGTATTTGGTTCTTTCTCCTGTATCAATCAAAACTTCATAATAATCGAATCTCTTATCTCTAGCATAACATGTCATTCTGACTTTTGAACTATTGGAAATAGTAGTTTTCTGCATATTATAATAATGCAATATGCATTCTTTGATATCACCTTTTTTAGCTTTTATCCTGATTGCTAATTGATAAGAGTTGATGGGGTATATATAATCCCTTATTTGTTCATGAATAATCGCTTCATATATCATGTCAATTACTTAACTCCTTTCGGCTGAACCTCTCGTTATTAATTTAACCGACAATAAAGTATTATGTTTACTTGATGATGGTAAATTGATTTCACCGATTAGCATAGATCCCGCTTGAATACCCAATTCCAATACGTCTATATCTACTGTAGTCATCTCTGGTTTAGTCAACTCTGCTACCAAGAAATTATCAAAACTGACCACACCTATATCATCAGGTATATTATATCCTTCTTCTTTTAGAGCTGTAATGGCTCCAAAGGCAGCTAAATTGCTGGAGAAAACAAATGAGTCGGGAATATAGTTTCTATCCATATAATTCTTAATTAAGTTATATCCATCAATATTTCCTGTAATGTTTTTAGTGAATAATCTATCATCAAATGCTATACCATTATCCTTTAGTGCCTCTTTATAGCCTCTATATCTCTTCATATTAAAAGTATCATTTTGATTACTGGAAACAAACGCTATATTTCTGTATTCATTATCTATCAGATGTTCAGTAGCGATATAACCAGCCATCTTATTATTGATATCCACCCAATTGACATCATAATTCTTAGGTGGCTCTCCAATGACTACATATGGTATATTCAGATCTTCCATGTTCTTGATAATATTCTTTTTCAATAGAAGCGCTGGAAAAATAATACCATCAGCTCTTTTTTCACAAATTATTCTGTTCAGAGTATTACCTTTATTTATAGTAGTCTTTTCATTAGCTATAATTAAATTATATCCTTTATTGCATATCACTTTTTCTATTCCATACTGAATTTTATAGAAAAAAGGATTATCAAATGCATCAAAATTATTGATATCAACTACTAAAGCAATATTATATGTATTCTGATTAGAAAATCCTCTAGCCATACTGCTAGGATAATAATTCATCTTCTTCATAGCCAATTTAACTTTTTCTGCTGTTTTTGGAGATATCAGTGGACTATTATTTATTACTCTAGAAACTGTAGCTGTTGATACTCCTGTAGCTTTTGCAACATCTTTAATTGTCACTCCCATATTTTCTCACTCTCTTTCAAAATACAATCATTTTTAGTGCAACCGTTTACACTAATAATTATAAAAAAATTGGTATTTTTAATATATACCTTTCTACATGGATTTGCAACAATATTTTGCTCAAGCTACAGGAATTGTACTATTTAATTAAAAATTAGGATAGATATCTATTGTTTGCCCACCAGTAACTGTATAATTGTTGCCTGTCGACCAGGAATTATCATTAATAAGTGCTTTAAATTCAACTGTCTCTCCTGGTTCAATACGTTCCATTTCAAATTCCCATACATCTGAAGAGATATTTCTCATTATTCTTCCTTGATTCCATCTAAGTGGATAATTTTCACCTCTTACGAACATATAGTTACCATAACCAACATCATAATGGACTCTTATTTTAGTTGTGACTGGAACAGGAGGTGTATAACTTGATGGATTACCTTTAACTAATATCATTGCTTCTTTTCCATCTACGCTAACATCTATTTGTTTGCCAGTTACCCCACCTGAAGTAACAGTTACTTTTTGAGATGTATCCAAGAGATTAGTTAGTTCTGTACCAACAGTTATTGAACTCTCCGCTCTTAATGGAATAGCTCTTGTAGAGATCTCGAATCCATTATTAAGGACTGTTATTACTTCATCACCGTTGTCATCGTTCCTTCTAGAATAAGAATATACGAAAGTATCACACCACATTTCCCTTTGAGTTCCGTTTCTTAGAGGTTCGTATTCTTTTCTTATTTCAGCTAATCTTTTTATATGTTGATAGTTGATATTGGTCTCGTCAAAAGAACTCATTACTTCACGATTTTCTTTATTCGCTATACCAGTATATTCTGTACGTACTCCACTACCGAAGTGTGCTTGCTCTGTTCCATAATAAACATCTGGAATACCTCTTATGGTGAATAAAAATGTCATACCTAGTCTTAATTTTTTGTAACTATCGTCTGCTAAGCATAAGAACCTGTCTCTGTCATGATTATCAAGAAAAGTTACTAGATTATTGACATTCTGATATTTATAATCTTGGTCAAATATGTTTTTCAATGACTGGAATCCTTCATCGTGAGCAAAAACTTCTCTTGCTACGAAAAATACAGGAAAATCCAGAACCCCCCATTGATAATTCTGAAAATCACTAACAAAATCTACACTACCATTGAAGATTTCACCAAAAGTTGGAACACCAACATAATCTTCGAACTCAGTAATAAAAGGTTTTGGAAGTGAACTTGCCGCATCCACTCTTATGCCATCAAATCCAATGTCATCAATCCACATCTTGTATGCTGATAATACAGCATTCTTCGCATCAACATTTGATTGGTCTATATCATCTAACCCACCCATATCATGATTGACTAACTCATGATAATTATTGTAATCCGTGATATCTCCATTATGATGATACCAATTAGGATTATTGAATGGGGATGCAGGACAATATGTTGAAGGATAATATGATGTAGAAGTTCCAGCTAAATAATCAGCAGTATGATTTGGTACTGCATCAAGAATGACTTTTATTCCATTATCATGAGCTGTATCTACTAGCTCTTTCAATTTGTCCTTGCTACCGAAATGTGGATCGGTCGTATTGTAGTCATTAGTAAAATATCCATGATATCCTGATTCTTGACCATCCCTACTTAGAAGTTCATTTTTCTGAGGTGGAGATATCCATATTGCTGTGACTCCCAGATTTTTTATGTACGACATTTTGTCTATAATACCTTGAAAATCACCACCTTGTGTATACTTTAATTCACCAGGTCGATATTCATTCCCGACTGTACCATTAATAGATGAATCTCCATCATAAAATCTGTCAGTCAATATCATGTAGACAATGTCATTACTGTCAAGATTAGAAGAAGTTGAAGAAGCTTTTATGCTTATGCTCCCAGTAAACAATGTTGTTATAATAAGTGTCAAACAAACGATGATAGTAAAGATTTTCTTCCTTTTTTGCATTTCGTCACCTTAACCTTCCCTTATTATTTTTATAATTATAAACCAAACATTAAGTTTGATTTTATAATTTATGCAACCGTTTACAATTTTTAATAATAAGTATATATTATACTATCATGTTTAGCTAATATTGTCAACTTATAACCTAAAACTATTCTGAAATTATACATATGAGTTAATCAATTAACTTTACCGATTTAATACTCTATGCAGGTAAACCAATAAAAAAGATTTAAAGAATAAAAATATAGTCACTTTTTCTATCTTTTCATTTTGTAACTCTTTAACTACATTCTTTTATTTTCTCCCATTAAATTAAAAATAGAAAAGTTGAGTTAATTCCCTCTTGATTAGAATAATATGCAACTCAGTATCAAATACTTTATACAGACTATAAAATATTTGGAGGAATAATCAATGGAAAGGTTAGTAGGTAATAAAGCACCCCATTTTGATATGGCAACAGCTCTTGGAGACGGAACTAATTTTGGCAAAAAGAATTTGGATGATTATAAGGGTAAATGGTTAGTCCTGTTTTTCTATCCTTTGGATTTCACATTTGTGTGTCCCACTGAAATAACAGGTTATAGCAAGAAAATCAAGCAGTTCCAAGATATTGGCGCAGAAATGCTTGCTGTAAGTACAGACAGTCAATATTCTCATCAAGCATGGATAAATGGAGCTCTTGGCAAAATCAATTTCCCAATAGCATCAGATATAACTAAATCTGTTGCAAAGAAATACGGTGTATTAATAGAAGAAGAAGGTATCGCATTAAGAGGTTTATTCATTGTAGATCCAGAAGGCATCATAAGATATAGTGTCATACATGATCTCAATGTAGGACGTTCTGTAGATGAAACATTACGTGTTCTACAAGCTTTGCAAGCTGGAGGTTTATGTCCCATTGATTGGTCGCCAGGAGAAGATATGTTATAAATATTAAGAGAATAGTGCCTAAACACTATTCTCTTCTTACTAATTATCAAATCCTCCTGGAGCTACATCCAGTATATTCTTATCAGGTACATTAACATAGTTAGGTGGAACTGTACCACTTATTATCCTATCTACTAATGTAACTTGTTGTGCCACTGTTACTTTTTCAGAAGCAAGAGGAACTACTACCTGCATAGTAGTCTCTATATTCAGCCATACCCTATGATTAATCTGGTTAATTCCTGTCGATTTAAATTCTCTGTCATAATTAATTGTTGCTGTACCAAAAGGTAGAATTTCCACTTCTATATTAGGACCTGTATTGGCGAATATGTTAGAACCTATTAAATTACCTGAAGGAATGGGTATTGTCTCATCCGCATACTTATCAACTTCTTCTGCTATCTTATCTATCACATCTGCACATATTTCATTGATAGTTATAGTATCAATACCACAAGATACTATCTCCCCTTTTTCATTATAAAAATATGTAACCAGCTCATCAGTATTTATATCCTTCTCCGCTAGAGTTCTCCTAACTGCATCATTTATGGATTGTGTAGCTATGGTTTTAATTTTCAATTGGGACATAGCCACTACTATAGGCAAGATCTGCTTATCTAAATATGTATACACAAATATAAAACTAAGACTTAAAACTGCTATAAGAATAAACACATATGCTCCAAAGCGTTTTTTCTTATTCTTGTTCTTTCTTGGCTTTCTGCCTTTTATATTTCTTCTCATATCTCCTCCTATGTCTATTACTATTGCCAGCATTTCTTAATCCTTATAT
The sequence above is a segment of the Vallitalea longa genome. Coding sequences within it:
- a CDS encoding alpha-amylase family glycosyl hydrolase, which produces MQKRKKIFTIIVCLTLIITTLFTGSISIKASSTSSNLDSNDIVYMILTDRFYDGDSSINGTVGNEYRPGELKYTQGGDFQGIIDKMSYIKNLGVTAIWISPPQKNELLSRDGQESGYHGYFTNDYNTTDPHFGSKDKLKELVDTAHDNGIKVILDAVPNHTADYLAGTSTSYYPSTYCPASPFNNPNWYHHNGDITDYNNYHELVNHDMGGLDDIDQSNVDAKNAVLSAYKMWIDDIGFDGIRVDAASSLPKPFITEFEDYVGVPTFGEIFNGSVDFVSDFQNYQWGVLDFPVFFVAREVFAHDEGFQSLKNIFDQDYKYQNVNNLVTFLDNHDRDRFLCLADDSYKKLRLGMTFLFTIRGIPDVYYGTEQAHFGSGVRTEYTGIANKENREVMSSFDETNINYQHIKRLAEIRKEYEPLRNGTQREMWCDTFVYSYSRRNDDNGDEVITVLNNGFEISTRAIPLRAESSITVGTELTNLLDTSQKVTVTSGGVTGKQIDVSVDGKEAMILVKGNPSSYTPPVPVTTKIRVHYDVGYGNYMFVRGENYPLRWNQGRIMRNISSDVWEFEMERIEPGETVEFKALINDNSWSTGNNYTVTGGQTIDIYPNF
- a CDS encoding peroxiredoxin, with the translated sequence MERLVGNKAPHFDMATALGDGTNFGKKNLDDYKGKWLVLFFYPLDFTFVCPTEITGYSKKIKQFQDIGAEMLAVSTDSQYSHQAWINGALGKINFPIASDITKSVAKKYGVLIEEEGIALRGLFIVDPEGIIRYSVIHDLNVGRSVDETLRVLQALQAGGLCPIDWSPGEDML
- the yunB gene encoding sporulation protein YunB, giving the protein MRRNIKGRKPRKNKNKKKRFGAYVFILIAVLSLSFIFVYTYLDKQILPIVVAMSQLKIKTIATQSINDAVRRTLAEKDINTDELVTYFYNEKGEIVSCGIDTITINEICADVIDKIAEEVDKYADETIPIPSGNLIGSNIFANTGPNIEVEILPFGTATINYDREFKSTGINQINHRVWLNIETTMQVVVPLASEKVTVAQQVTLVDRIISGTVPPNYVNVPDKNILDVAPGGFDN